tgtatgcctcagtggaggaaaaaaaattgtgcgcGACTTACTGTTTTTAGTTTCAAACCActgcaaaatgttaaatgtgcAAATTCACACTTCACTCAAACACACttcaaaaacgaaaaaaaaaaaaaaaaacaacatactgcCTGCTTTTTTCTGGGTTCACCTGGTTTAGCAGGAGGCTGCCCTGGAAAAACTGCTACCTTGGCAtcattgtctttttcttttcaagaaaTTACTTTTTCTCTCCAGTTCCAGTTTCACCAGCACTTTGGTCACATCTTCTATTTCCTGCAACCCTGGTCAGGGAAGACACTCAAATCATACAATAGAAAGATACATAGACTCCCAATGCTACCCACATTCCCCTTTAAATCTTACTTGGGATTGTGAATGGCTACAGTTCCTTGCACCTTTCTGTCCCCCACAGCGTACTTTGATCCCAGATGGTTGTTGCCTTATCCTTTTCCTAGGGTTTTTTTGCCTCTTTTTACTTACTTTCATTGGCCCCTAATGTGTATTCTATTTGTGCTTTGTTGTCTGACTCTTTCTTCACAGATCCCACAGTGCCATAAAGGCTCTCTGTGGTGCCTATAACTGACAGCTCTTTATTCGTCACTGTTTGCCACTCTacttgtttattttgaaaggatgAGGTCTGTCCTATTAGTTTTCCTTTCCTCCTTTCTACTGCAGTAGTTATTTTCCATCCCCTTCTCCTCTCtatccaattttcttttttctgttctcttctttttatttttctcccttGTATATTCCTCTTTTTGGTTTTCTCTCTTCCCTTTAAGTGGGGGTTTAATTGTTGAATTTCCAACTGTATCTCCCACTTGACCCAGATATTTCTCATTCCCAGACATTACTGCCTTGAAAATCCTCTTTCTCAGGGATCCCAATGTGCCAAAGAGGAGCAGGATGGTTTTCCATTATTTGCACAGGCAGGGGGCACAGATGCTTTCTTCAGGAACGTGGTGTTCATACCTGGAACATAGCGCTGATGAAGACAGGCATTTTCCAAAGGTTTGACCTAATGGCTCCCCTTACAAAAAATCTTATTGGGATAGCATTCTGTTTGCGCATTCAGTCCCCTTTTATTGATATGCATGGTAACAAAGAGAACTTTGGATCTCACTCTAAAGGCTATTCCCTCTTTTTGTTATGTGGATTTTTTGTCCACAGCTGAGAAGAGGTTGAAACGTGATAGACTATAGAAAATAGTGAACAGAAAACATGATGCAAAAAGCACAAGAAATGCTAACAGCCCTCCAGGGTTGTACTTtgtctgtaaaaaagaaaaccccaTCCATAAAATAGGAACTCTGAACAAAATTCTGACAGACCTATCTGAAAATAATGGAAGTAGAAGCTGGAGGGTTTAACATGCAACTGTCATGCAAGTCATGGGATGTCTTTACAATGACAGACATGTATTCCACCAAAGcccaaaaatgcaaaacaaaaaggaGGATTGCCAAAGTGGACCAATATTAATATTCCTGAGCAAAGCAGCAATGCCAGAATTTAGACTAGTGCCTTGGTGAACACTTGAGGTGCTGGAGGAAGGATAAAAAATTTTAGTTAGGGCACACCATCATGAACCGCAGTATcattgttgtataaaaaaaagtgagtaGTGAACAAAAACCCTAAAACTGTTCCGCAGGAGATTACACCTTGGTTCAAAAGCCCGATCAAAGTCTGTAAAGAAGTTCAGAGTCAAAGATGCAAGCCTGAAAGCAAGGAGGGGCAGAGAGCAAAACTCCAGTTTGTAGTGCTGGGATACCACCTCTTGGGACATTAGCCAAAAATTAAAGAATGATGCTCACTGGAAAGAATATACCCACATTATACCCATGCCTCAATGCATAAGGGAGGTAGTGAACACACTTTTTAAAtcaggtttattattaatacacaatatCAAAGCTATATTGAAGCTTGACTGTTGCAGCCCTTTCTTAGTTTTGCAATCTCTGAAAGCATGAGCATTGATTGCTGGAATATGTAGGGATCCAGCTCTGCTGTGTGTTATTCCCACAGAGCAAACCTAATAAATTATAACACCTAAAcaccatgaaataaaaaaaaaagttttacttgttttgaagcatcaaataataaaattgtgtataACACACATTAATAACAAATATTGCAATACATATATTAATCATACAACagctttttaaataatactatTGTATGTCAGCATGAACTAAATAGAGTATAAAAAATAACCATCGTAGGGTGACAAGCTTGTATAATTGCATATGGAATTATTATGACAAGCGCTCCATGAACTAAACCAGTTTAACGATTATGCCCTCTAGATAATTTATTAAGCTTTTGCATAATAGTATGAGCCTAGCAGTAATGCAGTATAACATCTGTCCTTCGTATTGCATTCCACACCACTAGTCAACCAATAAGAAGCCAGAGGGTGTGAACGACTGTGGAATGCTCCAACTCCATGTGACTTCTGACAGAAAATTAGCATTTAGGGTAAAGCGAAACTGAAGCTTGTCAGGTTATTTTTATAGGATTGGATACGCACGTGCAGCTTACTGTTTCtcagtaaaaaggaaaaactgttaCAGCTAACTTCTCACACTAAAAGCTACTATCATAGATAAAGCAATTCTGCTGTTCATacaatatgttttacatattaatatatttaaaacttataaacctttaatttgctaaattttgaaagcatgttttttttagatttttaatgcaAGACTGCAAATGGCATGaatacatgcagtttttttttttttttttaatcaatgaagCAAGCCATGTAActgtaaatcaaatattttagtgagGTTGTTTGGTTATTTAGCACAAGTTTTATCTTCATgaaaaaatatagacaaaaagACATACATAGCCTAAGGAAATATCTGGAAACATGAGAACAGAACACAACGATTTTTGTGAAACAGAAGATGGCAACTTGTAAGACAGAAGATAAGGTAAATGACATTTTGTCTTCTTTCATACTACTGTATATTTCTACTTATTTGGGAAAGATAATACATTCTTAAATGCCAACAACTACTGTAAACATTTAAATGAGCAGTTGGGTTGGAGTTAAGTTTAAAGACTACGTTACATGGGTTTTTAGATAATCGGttaaataaagtatatctaatgttaacattttcttgtttttattttcaaaaagagtAAGAAAAATCCGAAAATACCCATGGAAATTTTTGTCCTCTCTTTGGATATCCCTATCTTTACTTCCCGTTGAATTTTTAGGACTGGTAGAGATGGGAAACAATAAACTAGGTCCTCcaggatttttgaaaattaataaatgaagagATGTAGAGAGTGTAAATCtaattttactgctttttaataatATGCAAATTGTATAATTTTCATATTCCAGGCCAAGTGGCACTTTATTCCTGTTTTAGATCAATTGTTGTGATAAATATGGCTCTATAACTATACATTCGTAGTATGTGCAAGTTTCATATTAAAGCCTTAGGGTACCCACAGCTGTGTGATACACCGAATCTCATGTATGTGGATGTTTCCTGTCAATTTGTTTAGAAGAAAACTGTCCCAAATCCTGTAAACCATTGCATATTTTTGGTGCCTATTCATTTCTCCTGTTCTAACATAGTCACTAGAAACCCTTTATTCATTCACTGTGGCCAAAGCTAAACTTTGCATCAGGAATAGGTGACCACAACATCCTACCTGCATAAAATTGTTCATGGAAGAAAACTATTCTAAGTAGGCTGGTGTAAAATTATTACAACAAGCTAATTttgttattgtgtattattttaacAGGACTTGAAAGCAGAATTTGGCgtagtaaaaaaaagagagagaaatcgAGCAGCAGCTTACAAGAGTCGGCAAAAGCACACACAACATGCTGATGCGCTTCACAAGGTACAAGAAAACTACTGCAaacaagtttacattttattctgctttgttAACAAGCATATTTTCAAACCCCTTTAATTTATGTGTTTATGCTggacaatataatacaaattgtGTTATCACCATCAACGCCATTATGACTATTAAACGTTAATTCTCCCAAAGAACTAACATGAGTTGGAAGTGGATGCCTCCTAAAATCCAAAAAAAGCTTCACTTGGTTTATTGTGATGAAGTCAAGATGCGTAAAAGCTTATACATTTAGGCATCacattttctgtacattaaaattGTGCTTTATTTAGGGATAAAATACAGTGCAGATCCAAACGGCTGTTCAACACAGAGTGGAGTAGTCTGAGTCTCTTGAtgtttaacacattttctgtagATTGCTCAAATCACAATGCTGCACTGTGCAGAGAAGAAGTGAACCACTGCAATAACCCTAGCTGAAACACAATAGTAGATTAAAAAAGAAGCCTCcatttattactgttttgcaGTCTGACTGTATAACAGTATTGAAAACATCAAGCTTTAGTTAGGCTTTAGGAATTCCACAAGAAGATACTTGCATTCAAAGTTCCACTTTTCGTCAGGGGacaatatataagaatatatatttatgtccagGTATTGACCCTACATTATAGAGAATGCAGCAAGAAAACTGAGGCTGCCttgcactttttttgtcattCACTTGTAAAAGAAGGTCCCAGAACTGCAAATAGATTTATGAAATCTTTGGAGTTAAGCCACAATTTTACACCAAAATTGAAATGCCAATGATGGCTGTATTTACCCTAAAGGTACAATGGGTCAAacacattgagtctgatttaataaagctctccaagactggagaggatagactatcatgattagggatgagcgagaaggcctctgacagtcccacaaaaatttcctcgaacttcaggtCGGTTCGGCGAATCGATTTAGCGAATTATATTAAAGTTAataggccaactttaaacattaatagcaaagcccctatacatgtcagaatcaccaaatttgctaggtaagtgtagaacagtggaaacaaggaaaaaaaaacaaaaattctaaaagaccttgtggttttccagaaaatggcaggcaaagtgacagcagggaaataggatttttgcgtgattgacagggtccagaaggcagcataaacattacaacaggacattgagaaagggtaaactcaacccactagcaacagtctctgcagtcaaaacagcaggacaaggCGTTGCtattaatgtacgcacccctattgagtttacatagctgcataatatcttaatgctaaatcttgtttattaatattaataattgctagctggcatcatgacctggatgacatgtgttaggaatgacacccataaagttgtggacaagtagtgtggtgacattaggcaaaaggatggagaaccagagacggagtgtgggtcagcgcgagcagtagcaatgtgtagTCTCTGGTCAGCTGTCGCCAGGGAGACTCCATTGgtagtcatggagagctgggtgtagtgcatcatcaatggcaccaagaagtgtacaatttattggttggagtactgacaggtggcagcagcaacagctggaggaggaggtggaaggccctgagacaaagcatggatggcattggtaactggcatctagagctgggtactgggcaggcggcagcagtaacagcatgaggaggagacggtgggccctgagacggatcataaacagcattggtaactggcatcaagagttgggtactgggcaggcagcagcagcacagcaggcggaggaggcggtgggccctgagacggagcaaggatggcattagtaactggcatctagagctgggtactgggcaggcagcagcggTAACAGCATGAGAaagaggcggtaggccctgagacggagaatggacagcattggtaactggcatctagagctgggtactgggcaggcaagagcagtaacagcatgaggaggaggtggtgggccctgagacggagtgttgacagcattagtaactggcatctagagctgggtagtgggcaggcagcagcagcaacagcttgaggagGAGGTCGGTAGGCCCCGAGACAGaacatggacagcattggtaactggcatctagagcaggatgctgggcaggcggcagcagccacagcataaggaggaggcgttGGTCCCTGACAtggagcatggatggcattagtaacttgcatctggagctgagtactgggcaggcagcagcagtaacagcatgaggagaagatggtgggccctgaaacagaGAAtagacggcattggtaactggcatctagagctggatactggacaggcagcagcagtaacagcatgagtaggaggcgATAGACCCTGGGACAGAGTGTCAatagcattagtaactggcatccagagctgggtactgggcaggcagcagcagcaacagcaggaggaggaggcggtaggccctgagacggagcatggacagcaatggtaactggcatctagagcttgatactgggcaggcggcagcagcaacagcatgaggaggaggcgttgggccctgagacagagcaaggacggcattagtaactggcatctagagctggttactgggcaagtggcagcagtaacagcatgagaaggaggcagtgggccctgagactgagtgtcgacggcattagtaactggcatctagagctgggtactgggcaggcagcagcagtaacagcaagaggaggaggaggtaggcactgagacggagtgtcgACAGCATtgagcagcagtaacagcaagaggaggaggaggtaggcactgagacggagtgtcgacagcattggtaactggcatctagagctgggtactgggcaggcggcagcagcaacagcaggggaaggaggcggtggtccctgagacggagcatggacagcattggtaaatggcatctagagctaggtactgggcaggcacggGTAAACAGCGGGAGTAACTATGACTCTCTTAAGGTAGCCAAATGTCTTGTCATCTAATTAGTTACGAGCATGAATAGATGAACAAGATTCCCACTGTTcctacctactatctagcgaaaccacagccaagggaacgggcttggcgtaATCATTGGTGAAAGAAGAACCTGTTGAACTTGACTCTGGTCTTCAACTGTACATGAGAGGTGTGGGATAAGTGGAAGTacgaagaggttaagactgtagaggctccaattATTGGTAAgagtgaagaggctgaggcttcccctcacatggacagtgtaggggtcgtagctattggagacactgctgaatatgaagaggttaagactgtagaggctcctaATATTGCTGAATGTGAAGAGGTTGatgcttcccctcacatggacagtgtaggggccttagctattggagacattggtgaatatgaagaggttaagactatAGACGCTCCAACTTTTGCtaaatgtgaagaggctgaggttTTCCTTCTCATGTACAGTGTAGGGgccgtagctattggagacattggtgaatatgaagaggttaagactgtagaggctccacaGCTGAATGTGAAGaagctgaggcttcccctcatatggacagtgtagggACCGTAGCTGTGCTGCCTCCAGCAGTAATATTTCTGGGGATTTGTGTTATAGCTATGCTTTATGTTTAGGGTACTGTTCTACTGCCATCTTATGGTCTATGTTTTATTGTACTTATTTTAGCTATATGCCTCATCCCTTTTTATGAAGTCATTcccttcttttttcattgtaagaTTCTTCATGACTGTTGCTAGTAACATTTGCTGAGGCTAGGAAAGGAATATTTCTTTTGACCTGCAAATAGCTGTACATCTGCAATACCTGCACATATGTGAAAACTTGTTCATCTGTACATGCAACAATAAAGACTTGTGGATTCAAGGTGTTTGGTGAGTTCAAGCTATCTGAGGAAGATTGTCAGCAGTGGTTGTCTCTGTTTCATTGAGGCCAGGCATATAGGAAGAAGAgtctgctgcagaagaagagcctgctgcacttcaGTCCCCCTCACTGTGAGACTCAGTACACAATATTCTCCACATGaagtggctgtatgattgtactccgccctctcaataaatctaccagtgtactggtgctctgcatacatctcagacctgtttgacaacttgggctgctgcctccaacagtttgctgctgctgtcctacactggcagactcccggggagtatgacCCCTGTCAGATGCAGCAGGTCGCCCAAtgccatgccttcccctgcgtctaccgctcatctttaacttattcgggcaaaaatgcacccgTACCAagcggtcttctttggtaaatagcaagaggtatcaaacaatgaaatatctgtatttttttgggagaaatacagaaatttgtctggccTTTTGGATATATAACacgtgctatcagatttaaataactgtatttttttttagagaaatacgtacatttttctggctttgtggatatatagcaagtgctatgacagttaaatatctgtattgttatagagaaatacagacatttttctggccttttggataaataacaagtgctatcagatttaaaaatctgtattttttttagagaaatacatacatttttctggctttgtggatatatagcaagtactAACACAGataaaaatttgtatgtttttgagagaaatacagatttttttttctggctttgtggatatatagcaagtttgATCACAGTTAAATCTgtcttttttgagagaaatatattttttctggctttgtggatatatagcaagtttgATCACAGtaaatctttgtctttttttgagagaaagaaatttttcaggctttgtggatatttagcaagtttttatcacattttaatctcttttttttttttttgagagaaagacaGAAATTTTCTGGCCTTgtggatagcttgcaagaggtatcagactgaaatatctttttttgtagaatagcacagaaatgtttttgcctttttggataagtagcaagatgtatcaaaaagaaaaactgcatgtTCTTTACCTGCAGTGCTAAATGGTTGTGACTTGGCTTTTACATCCATGTATGCTCTTGATTAACTGGGTTAAAGAAAAGGGCAAATTAAAAATAGCAAACTggtgttaaaaaaatgctatcTACCATGTTTAACAGCCTTTGCCCATCTCTTGTCTTTGTGTTTGCCATTTATGGCCAACGGCTACAAATGGATACAAAAATCTTGAAttactaagaaaaaagcatatgcCTTTTCACTGATGAGCCCGCAAAGCTGTCTATCTGTATTGCAGTTACTGTTTTAGATCACAGTAATAATAGTTACTAAAAGGTGACTTCCTTGGCAGCTTTAGAGTTGCAATGTACACCAGTTAAATGGTGGTACACGTGGAATCAAAATGCATTCTTTCTCTATTGCTTATAGAATCGACAATGGTTAGCTATtcactaactaaaaaaaaaaaatacattttatcccaACCAGCCAAGATACCAGGGTCTTTGAATCTGTTCCTGCAATATCTGCAGCCAACAGTGGGTCACTGTGGAGAACATCCCTACCGCTGAACTGACTTTGGGCCCCCTTGGGGGTCCCTGTCAGCTGAGGAGGGTTCAAACctttgtgcagcagcacactttgcatctccATATGTATGAAAGGAGGTGGGAGGAAGGTTTCCATCATTACATCAGCGGCACCTGTGAGGGTGACCAGGGATAGGTATTGTTTTTCACTGGACCATCCAGATACTAATTCAAAGTGATGCCCAGTGCTAAATCCTCCACTTTCATATGAGAAATCTGCATGCAACTAGGGTACCTAATACTGTGAATCTGCCCACTACTAGTCTACTTGCCTGTTACTGAGGTACCTGTTACTGGGAAATCTGCCAGTCACTAAGGTACATGTTAGTGGGAATCTGACCATCACTGGGTTACCTGCCTGCCACTGGGGTACCCATTACTGAAACTTTTCTAGTAGCTAGGGAATTTGCTACTAGGAAATCTGTCTATTACTAGGATGCCTGTTGTTGAGAAATGTTTTGTTGGTAATATCTGACTATTGCTGAAATTGCTTGCATGTCATTGATTCCTCTCTGTCTTTGATAATATCTGCCTGTTGAtggtaatatctgcatgtttttCTTCCTGGACAAACTCCTGGACAAAAATAATTTACCTCTTTTCAAAAGTTTCCAGGTATTGGCATAGTTGAAGAAGAAGCCAGGGAGTATCTTAGAACATCAAAGAAGCAAATGGCTAGACGTATTAGGGTCACAGTGCAGGAGCAAAGACTCAAATCAGTTCAGGGCATAGTGAATAGCTTAAAGAATAGCAGACTGGGAACAGTGCAGGAATTGTTGTAGATCTGAACACAAGGAGAAAGCAGGCCAGGTCAGGTCACATGGCCCAGGGTAGGAATGGAGAAGCAGGAGAGTGTGATACAGTGGGGAAGCAAAAAGCCGGGGGATATCATACCATCGTGGAGAATAAATGGGAGGAGATTAAGGCTCAACTAAATTAGTTGGTTTGTATATTAACAGTAGAATGGGGAATTATACCCGGTGAAATTTTCAGTGAAAATTGGTGTGGCCACTAAAGATGAAATTTGCATGTACACATTAATACTAATAGTTATAAGTTGATTCTAAGGAGCCCAACATTTGTTGTATAAAGTTAacattcacaatttaaaaaaatgcagttacatGAAgtgcttttatgtttatttacatatatgtttgcataagaGCTGTGTGTCTGCATATAAGGGTGCATATGTACAATTAAACACTGAGAGTGTGGAGGTTGGCTGGTTGTACATTTAATAGcctaaaagatttattattatgtcCCTGTAGGAGTTTGAGAGTCTAGAAAAAGATAACGCTGCACTGCGCAAAGAGATTCAGAGACTACAGAAAGAACAAGCATACTGGTCAAAAATCCTACAGCAACATGAAGACACCTGCTTACTTCTTTCTCCCGATATCATTTTGGAACTCCAAAAACCAGCACCTTTGCCTTCTCCCAGAGAAATAAACCAAATGTcttttgacttttatttatagttttcttATCTCTGTGTTgtagtataaaatacacaaaactgttaaaaaaaaaagaaaagaaaaacagcagagAAATCTTATGGAATTTTTCGCTATGAGAATTTACATTGTACAGGACCCCAGATTTTAGGCTTATGACACAGACTGATGCAGTGGGTAGGCTATGGGTTATCTTATACATATGCTACAACATTCactgttttgatttttattttatatcttcttCTGTGTATGTTTACACTACCTTTACGCCTACTTTAGAGAGTAATAAATGCTTATAGAGGGTcataacacatttaaatgcatttataagagcatttgaagatattttaaaagcagattgaaTGAATTTATATGCATTGTACTGAAGTAGAAGCCAAATATGAAAAGTATTGGTTattgaaagcatttataaatgcctATGAATGCTcccatttgtttttaatagagTTTAAATGCCCACTGATATCAATGGaggcatttataaaagttcaTATGGAGTTGTAGGCGTTTAtaagcaggttaaaaaaaattaaacacgctacaaggagctttttctttaacgctcaaaaatgtgctgCCCACAAACAACCTGCTGGGAACTGgtctattgaaaaaaattgaaatttcaaACAAGGGTGTTTAAAACAGCCAAAAGACCCTAGAAGCTGCTGTAGTTTCTAAAGTAAATATGTTGCCAGGTTGAAACATATTtgattaacaaaacaaaattattcccattgggaaaaaaatttaCTTTCTAGACATGCCCTGTGAATCAAAGAAAGCATTACTTACTGGTTACAAGATAGGGCTTTAAATATCGTAGAGGGATGGAGAAAATTTGAAACATCATGTGAGTGCAAATGaattattgaataaaaattatataaatagaaatacaagTACAATTATTTAGAATTACTGAATTCAAGTTGTTATATCTgatttacatataaaatgaaaTCTCCTAAGGATGTTCTTCTGAGAAAGCATACACTGTGAAACGCATCAAGAATAATAAGAGATTATTAATTAGAGCTAATGTTTATGCAAATTCATATTCTATACAAACTGAAATGGTtgatattgtaattgttttttaagaATGTGT
The genomic region above belongs to Pyxicephalus adspersus chromosome 9, UCB_Pads_2.0, whole genome shotgun sequence and contains:
- the BATF2 gene encoding basic leucine zipper transcriptional factor ATF-like 2, with translation MATCKTEDKDLKAEFGVVKKRERNRAAAYKSRQKHTQHADALHKEFESLEKDNAALRKEIQRLQKEQAYWSKILQQHEDTCLLLSPDIILELQKPAPLPSPREINQMSFDFYL